One part of the Pandoraea faecigallinarum genome encodes these proteins:
- the rfbD gene encoding dTDP-4-dehydrorhamnose reductase, which yields MARRILLTGATGQVGWELARCLQGMGDVHAPGRNEMDLLDTDSVAKTLRDFAPDLIVNPAAYTAVDRAETDEAAAYQVNAVVPGIMAEEARRLGALVVHYSTDYVFDGTSATPYREDEPTNPQNAYGRTKLAGEAAIAASGANHLVLRTSWVYGTRGANFLLTVQRLARERDELRIVADQHGAPTWCRTIAELTSQVLARGLTETGVDADFWREHGGLYHMTAAGQTTWHGFTEAILDLTVPAKRPNVVAIPTSAYPLPAKRPAYSVLDNGKLARRFGLRAPDWRDALNLCLA from the coding sequence ATGGCAAGACGTATCCTGTTGACGGGCGCTACCGGACAGGTCGGCTGGGAGTTGGCACGTTGCCTGCAAGGCATGGGCGACGTGCATGCCCCCGGGCGAAACGAAATGGATCTGCTCGATACCGACAGCGTCGCGAAGACCTTGCGCGACTTTGCGCCCGACCTGATCGTCAATCCGGCCGCTTACACGGCCGTCGACCGCGCCGAGACGGACGAAGCGGCCGCGTATCAGGTCAACGCGGTGGTGCCCGGCATCATGGCCGAAGAGGCCCGCCGTCTGGGTGCCCTTGTCGTGCATTACTCCACGGACTACGTTTTCGACGGCACTTCCGCAACGCCGTACCGTGAAGACGAACCCACCAATCCGCAAAACGCCTACGGCCGCACCAAGCTGGCGGGCGAGGCGGCGATTGCCGCGAGCGGCGCAAACCATCTGGTGCTGCGAACCAGTTGGGTGTACGGCACGCGCGGCGCAAACTTCCTCTTGACCGTACAGCGACTGGCCCGCGAGCGCGACGAACTGCGCATCGTGGCGGATCAGCATGGCGCACCAACGTGGTGCCGCACGATTGCCGAGCTGACGTCGCAAGTGCTGGCACGGGGGCTGACCGAGACGGGCGTCGACGCCGATTTCTGGCGCGAGCACGGCGGCCTGTATCACATGACAGCTGCGGGACAGACGACCTGGCACGGCTTCACCGAAGCCATCCTCGATCTGACAGTGCCGGCGAAGCGCCCGAACGTTGTGGCGATTCCGACGTCCGCCTATCCGCTGCCTGCCAAGCGGCCCGCGTACTCGGTGCTCGACAACGGCAAGCTCGCGCGTCGGTTCGGCTTGCGTGCGCCCGACTGGCGTGACGCGCTCAATCTCTGTCTCGCCTGA
- a CDS encoding pentapeptide repeat-containing protein, which yields MPFQHTVSFDGQTPASAWAPDPDARVRTGGLGGAASSDLMACSAAPPPALRHAILRADADERREILLQVVWLTHALAQATGRRCPAPERLCGAEEASRGELRFDRAALEQVWGTRFSHLRRDARAADLARDMVTWCSASRDAASLASQWHWFPATERAWLNVAAFAHLPMREWPARLLSAALTLSNLRDAVLPDLSLAGADLRGIRAPGAQFGGGLFNGALWCDASLRRARFEFANHVNANFEGADMRDIGFRATDLSAARMVEADLRRASFAQTVMSGADLSEARCEGVVFAKVRADGAAFHRAQLHGAHMTDSSASGVSLVGVKAKRSRWTSVAMGNGRAAGADLRSAEFRECDLLGWDARGAILNGAYFEACDMRGARFSGASLKRIAIGPGCDLRGSQWHDARLRLDDARLRGLPPAELDAVVQSWMTFPVDQPAARASIFLQLLSALSRRSGCAASGHETAPSLHRLPEHVQRSDWLGRVLATHGTMDEQGGLGAHTAFAALHAQWVAHRLGALTDERLSCEQAQWALPALMSALHRRCTSPSPTTVWPLAGAMTQILYWEREVAAGGSGVGEARAEALRAAWFEALPQQVPVALSADGINAFDPAFLVLIRADGEVAARLPRALFAGALGSLAAGRVKDGGVAFAHDPLPGWRWVGARVVVRDAASPDDFVPGTMRNLQGLLRGFGCLANIWPIECSLEAFVRLVGRWLGEEAQSRASAACLGTWRAPGEMGTAGAAPSPGLSRSFSSLPSPSPSHPSHPSHPSHPSHPSHPSHPSHPSHPSHLSHLSPSSNLPHATHTSQTSLSLADRMATLVGEPASAEHARLRIAAHADIEEIFRELPVLATSADAPLNRAAARRVRLVSLVAGFAWLATQPEWYLSTEPARARGETLESMRLACRRYALAMLNETTMGDALWRRLPQAATLRACLSNDLSSSRQLAQSLSEWLTCADIRELPGLAMACRHTLPWFWAVRFPLPPDVTRRAVANCAPASGDAESATGLSGGTDETKGANAGGNGRGGEAGARQNVRNRNERRNEGRFA from the coding sequence ATGCCGTTTCAACACACGGTTTCATTCGATGGGCAGACCCCGGCCAGTGCGTGGGCGCCGGATCCCGATGCACGCGTGCGAACGGGCGGCCTTGGCGGCGCGGCTTCTTCCGATCTGATGGCCTGCAGCGCGGCGCCTCCCCCGGCGCTGCGTCACGCGATCTTGCGCGCCGATGCCGACGAGCGACGCGAGATTCTGCTCCAGGTGGTATGGCTGACTCACGCGCTTGCGCAGGCGACCGGTCGCCGGTGTCCTGCTCCCGAACGCCTGTGTGGGGCGGAAGAGGCATCCCGGGGTGAATTGCGCTTCGATCGCGCCGCGCTCGAACAGGTGTGGGGCACAAGATTTTCGCATCTGCGGCGCGATGCCCGCGCGGCGGACCTGGCACGCGATATGGTGACGTGGTGTTCGGCAAGCCGCGACGCCGCCTCGCTCGCCAGCCAATGGCACTGGTTTCCCGCCACGGAGCGGGCCTGGCTCAACGTGGCCGCGTTTGCCCATTTGCCGATGCGCGAGTGGCCGGCCCGGCTCCTGAGCGCGGCGTTGACATTGTCGAATTTGCGCGACGCCGTGCTGCCCGATCTCTCGCTCGCCGGTGCCGATCTTCGCGGCATTCGGGCGCCCGGCGCGCAGTTCGGCGGCGGACTGTTCAACGGCGCGCTGTGGTGCGACGCGTCGCTGCGCCGAGCGCGATTCGAGTTCGCGAATCACGTGAACGCCAATTTCGAGGGCGCGGACATGCGCGATATCGGTTTTCGCGCGACCGACCTGAGCGCAGCCCGCATGGTGGAGGCCGATCTTCGCCGTGCGTCGTTTGCGCAGACGGTCATGAGTGGTGCGGACCTGAGCGAGGCACGCTGCGAGGGCGTAGTGTTCGCCAAGGTACGTGCCGACGGCGCGGCATTCCATCGGGCGCAGTTGCATGGCGCACACATGACGGACAGCAGCGCTAGCGGAGTGTCGCTCGTCGGTGTCAAGGCGAAGCGTTCGCGGTGGACGTCGGTCGCGATGGGCAACGGGAGAGCCGCGGGGGCCGATTTGCGAAGTGCCGAATTCCGCGAATGCGATCTGCTCGGCTGGGACGCGCGCGGAGCCATCCTCAATGGCGCGTACTTCGAAGCGTGCGACATGCGCGGCGCGCGATTTTCCGGAGCGAGTCTCAAGCGCATCGCCATTGGGCCGGGTTGCGACCTTCGCGGATCGCAGTGGCACGATGCCCGTCTTCGACTCGACGATGCCCGGTTGCGCGGGTTGCCTCCCGCCGAGCTCGATGCCGTCGTGCAATCGTGGATGACGTTTCCCGTCGATCAGCCAGCGGCGCGTGCGAGCATTTTCCTGCAACTGCTGTCGGCGCTTTCGCGTCGGTCCGGCTGCGCGGCAAGCGGACATGAAACGGCTCCGTCGCTGCATCGACTCCCCGAGCATGTGCAACGTAGCGACTGGCTGGGTCGCGTGCTCGCCACGCACGGAACGATGGACGAGCAGGGCGGGCTCGGCGCGCACACGGCGTTTGCCGCGCTACATGCGCAATGGGTAGCGCATCGATTGGGAGCGCTTACGGATGAGCGGCTCTCGTGCGAGCAAGCGCAATGGGCGTTACCCGCGCTGATGAGCGCGTTGCACCGGCGATGTACCTCGCCATCGCCGACGACGGTCTGGCCGCTCGCTGGCGCGATGACCCAAATCCTTTATTGGGAGAGAGAGGTCGCGGCTGGCGGGAGCGGTGTTGGCGAGGCACGCGCCGAAGCGCTACGTGCGGCGTGGTTCGAAGCGCTTCCGCAGCAGGTGCCTGTAGCGCTATCGGCTGACGGCATCAACGCATTCGACCCGGCGTTTCTCGTACTGATTCGCGCCGATGGTGAAGTCGCGGCTCGCTTGCCGAGAGCGTTGTTTGCGGGGGCGTTGGGATCGTTGGCGGCCGGGCGGGTGAAGGACGGGGGTGTGGCGTTTGCGCATGATCCATTGCCCGGCTGGCGGTGGGTTGGCGCGCGCGTGGTGGTTCGCGACGCGGCGTCGCCCGACGATTTCGTGCCAGGGACAATGCGGAATCTTCAAGGCTTGCTGCGCGGGTTTGGGTGCCTCGCCAACATCTGGCCGATCGAGTGTTCGCTCGAAGCATTTGTCCGGCTCGTTGGACGTTGGCTCGGAGAGGAGGCGCAGAGCAGGGCGAGTGCTGCCTGTCTCGGTACGTGGCGTGCGCCAGGCGAGATGGGCACTGCGGGCGCGGCACCGTCGCCGGGCTTGTCGCGATCGTTCTCTTCATTGCCGTCGCCATCACCATCGCACCCATCGCACCCATCGCACCCATCGCACCCATCGCACCCATCGCACCCGTCACACCCGTCACACCCGTCACACCCGTCACACCTGTCACACCTGTCGCCTTCATCGAACTTGCCGCACGCAACGCACACGTCGCAGACCTCGCTCAGTCTCGCCGACCGGATGGCGACGCTGGTCGGCGAGCCGGCATCGGCCGAGCATGCGAGACTGCGAATCGCGGCGCACGCCGACATCGAAGAGATTTTTCGTGAGTTACCGGTCCTGGCAACGTCGGCCGATGCACCGTTGAACCGCGCGGCGGCGCGCCGGGTGCGACTGGTTTCGCTAGTGGCGGGATTCGCATGGCTGGCAACGCAGCCGGAGTGGTATTTGTCCACGGAGCCGGCGCGCGCGCGGGGCGAGACGCTGGAGAGCATGCGCCTCGCGTGTCGCCGCTACGCGCTGGCGATGCTCAACGAGACGACAATGGGCGACGCGTTATGGCGCCGGTTACCGCAAGCGGCGACATTGCGCGCGTGCCTGTCGAACGACCTAAGTTCGTCACGCCAACTGGCGCAATCGTTGAGCGAGTGGCTGACGTGCGCGGACATTCGTGAGTTGCCGGGGTTGGCCATGGCGTGTCGTCACACCTTGCCGTGGTTCTGGGCCGTCCGTTTTCCACTTCCCCCGGACGTGACGCGTCGGGCCGTGGCGAACTGCGCGCCGGCTTCAGGCGACGCCGAATCCGCAACGGGCCTGAGCGGAGGAACGGATGAGACGAAAGGGGCAAACGCAGGGGGCAACGGCCGCGGCGGTGAAGCAGGCGCGCGGCAAAATGTTCGAAACCGGAATGAGCGACGAAATGAGGGCCGGTTTGCCTGA
- a CDS encoding flagellar brake protein → MHSTCIASGYPGFVAVNRRELDAHAPLSWPLFDADGTPLLAAGERLPSEADLDWLFTMFAPHRPLPEAATTGEAAGRTEAANSAGSGASSGTGTSTVYLHGLPVPLPIGAWLQVRVAPDAQTARVRARLIGRAPNGMLIITPPSAGETRLPVLAGDRLALWTFPGDNLYEFTCDVHSVHQGPFDYVVLSRPSQVRETPVRRTPRVDTRLVARLSPIDETSRASFRRLLADPQDTPEWLVLVRDISADGAGIVAKAPLPEGCTHVALQFRVPIGADIVPILGMAVVRGVEGPRTDGTWTYGLEFVQMDTRNKAAIRCFVYESRLTDPRASH, encoded by the coding sequence ATGCACTCGACCTGTATTGCGTCAGGCTATCCGGGGTTCGTGGCGGTCAATCGCCGCGAGCTTGACGCACATGCTCCACTTTCCTGGCCTTTGTTCGACGCGGACGGCACACCGTTGCTCGCGGCGGGTGAGCGATTGCCATCCGAAGCCGATCTCGATTGGCTCTTCACCATGTTTGCGCCGCATCGGCCACTGCCCGAGGCCGCGACCACAGGCGAGGCTGCCGGCCGCACGGAGGCGGCAAATTCTGCGGGTTCGGGGGCGTCGTCCGGCACAGGCACGTCGACGGTCTATCTACATGGTTTGCCCGTTCCGCTACCGATTGGCGCGTGGCTCCAGGTGCGCGTCGCGCCTGATGCGCAGACGGCGCGCGTGCGCGCCAGACTGATCGGGCGTGCGCCTAACGGCATGCTCATCATCACGCCGCCGTCGGCGGGCGAGACGCGTTTGCCGGTGCTCGCGGGCGACCGGCTGGCGCTGTGGACTTTTCCCGGGGACAACCTGTACGAATTCACTTGCGACGTGCACAGCGTGCATCAGGGGCCCTTCGATTACGTGGTGCTGTCGCGTCCCTCTCAAGTGCGCGAAACGCCGGTGCGCCGTACGCCGCGCGTAGACACCCGGCTTGTGGCACGTCTGTCGCCTATCGACGAGACCTCGCGCGCGTCGTTCCGGCGGTTGTTGGCCGACCCGCAGGACACGCCCGAGTGGCTCGTGCTGGTGCGCGACATCAGCGCGGACGGCGCCGGCATTGTCGCAAAAGCCCCGTTGCCCGAGGGATGTACTCACGTCGCACTGCAATTTCGTGTGCCGATCGGCGCCGACATCGTGCCTATCCTGGGGATGGCGGTGGTGCGGGGCGTGGAAGGACCGCGCACCGACGGCACGTGGACCTACGGTCTCGAATTCGTGCAAATGGACACGCGCAACAAGGCGGCGATTCGCTGCTTCGTGTACGAGTCCCGCCTGACGGATCCGCGCGCCAGTCACTGA
- the xth gene encoding exodeoxyribonuclease III yields the protein MQLATWNINSLKVRIGHVQDWLRSNPVDVLCLQELKLTDENFPVAEIAALGYTSHFTGQKTYNGVALLVNHAKVGEATDIVKNLPNFPDEQQRLITATVGGVRVVCGYFPNGQSLESDKFAYKLNWLDALTHWLSGELQRHPQLALLGDYNIAPEDRDVHDPAKWEGCNLVSPQERQAFARLQGLGLRDTFRMFEQPEKTFSWWDYRMGAFRRNAGLRIDHVLASAALAERCTGCEIDRVPRTWEQPSDHTPVVATFKD from the coding sequence ATGCAACTTGCCACCTGGAACATCAACTCGCTCAAGGTTCGCATCGGTCACGTGCAGGATTGGCTGCGCAGCAATCCGGTCGACGTCCTCTGTCTTCAGGAACTGAAGCTGACCGACGAGAACTTTCCGGTTGCCGAGATCGCCGCGCTCGGCTATACGTCGCACTTCACCGGACAGAAGACTTATAACGGCGTCGCGCTGCTGGTCAATCACGCGAAAGTGGGCGAAGCGACCGACATCGTGAAGAACCTGCCCAACTTCCCCGACGAACAGCAGCGTCTCATCACGGCGACTGTCGGCGGTGTGCGCGTGGTTTGCGGCTACTTTCCCAACGGCCAGTCGCTCGAATCGGACAAGTTCGCCTACAAACTGAACTGGCTCGACGCGCTTACGCATTGGCTGTCGGGCGAATTGCAACGTCACCCGCAACTCGCCCTGCTCGGCGATTACAACATCGCTCCCGAAGATCGCGATGTACACGATCCGGCGAAATGGGAAGGCTGCAATCTGGTGTCGCCGCAGGAACGTCAAGCTTTTGCGCGTCTGCAAGGTCTGGGGTTGCGCGACACGTTCCGTATGTTCGAGCAGCCGGAGAAGACTTTCAGTTGGTGGGACTACCGGATGGGCGCCTTCCGCCGCAATGCCGGGCTGCGCATCGACCACGTCCTTGCCTCCGCCGCCCTCGCCGAGCGCTGCACCGGTTGCGAAATCGACCGCGTGCCCCGCACCTGGGAGCAGCCGTCGGATCACACGCCGGTGGTGGCCACGTTCAAGGACTGA
- a CDS encoding riboflavin synthase, with the protein MFTGIVQGTATLSSIEDRDGMRTLELAFPEGFCEDLTLGASVAVDGCCLTVTQLLSPNAASFDVILQSLNVTTLGSFGPGARVNVERAAKDGAEIGGHPLSGHIDFSTDIISVRTSDTNRVLRIAIPEAFRKYVFAKGYIAINGASLTVSEVNRQEGWFEVWLIPETRRMTTFEDKGAGARVNIEIERSTQVVVDTVREAVQESLGRMQPVLEALLREKGLSLEDFVGVPKLPADKA; encoded by the coding sequence ATGTTCACCGGAATTGTTCAAGGCACGGCTACGCTGTCGTCCATCGAAGATCGAGACGGCATGCGCACGCTCGAACTGGCGTTTCCCGAAGGCTTCTGCGAAGACCTCACGCTCGGGGCCAGTGTCGCCGTCGATGGCTGCTGCCTGACGGTCACCCAATTGCTCTCGCCGAATGCCGCCTCCTTCGACGTCATCCTTCAGAGTCTGAACGTGACGACGCTCGGCAGTTTCGGCCCCGGCGCGCGGGTCAACGTGGAGCGCGCCGCCAAGGATGGCGCGGAGATCGGCGGTCATCCGCTCTCGGGTCACATCGATTTCTCGACGGACATCATCAGCGTGCGGACTTCGGATACGAACCGTGTGCTGCGCATCGCCATTCCCGAAGCATTCCGCAAATATGTCTTCGCGAAAGGCTATATCGCGATCAACGGTGCAAGCCTGACGGTCTCGGAGGTCAATCGACAGGAAGGCTGGTTCGAAGTCTGGTTGATTCCGGAGACGCGCCGCATGACGACGTTCGAGGACAAGGGCGCCGGCGCTCGCGTCAATATCGAGATCGAGCGCAGCACGCAGGTGGTGGTCGACACGGTGCGCGAAGCCGTGCAGGAAAGCCTCGGCCGCATGCAACCGGTGCTTGAAGCCCTGCTCAGGGAAAAGGGACTTTCGCTAGAAGACTTCGTCGGCGTGCCGAAATTACCGGCCGACAAGGCCTGA